From a single Fulvivirga ulvae genomic region:
- a CDS encoding DUF4097 family beta strand repeat-containing protein → MKTIITTILAGLMAGNLPAQSYSEDIRQEISFEKPGAANVLYLTNINGSIKVEAYEGQKVILEAKKQVKTKTNERLGRSRQELSLGVIDRYDTIIVYVKGPCGAFGVKSNKHGESRWNYNWNNCEYDYDFKFDFTLKVPKAMNLYLSTINEGDIDVGSVSGSLNVNNVNGGISLKQVSGLAKVHTINGNVTLDYQSLPKEASKYYTLNGDINVLFPKGLKADMTFKSFNGDFYTNIEKLEYKQAVVEKKPAGKSEGLAYKVDSRTAISVGGGGVKLDFETFNGNVFVKEKQ, encoded by the coding sequence ATGAAAACTATAATAACAACAATTTTAGCAGGCTTGATGGCGGGAAACCTTCCCGCCCAGAGCTATAGCGAAGACATAAGGCAGGAGATAAGTTTTGAAAAGCCAGGTGCAGCGAATGTCTTATACTTAACCAATATCAACGGCAGTATCAAGGTAGAGGCTTATGAAGGCCAGAAGGTTATACTGGAAGCTAAAAAACAGGTGAAGACAAAAACCAATGAGCGGCTTGGGCGCTCAAGGCAGGAATTAAGCCTGGGGGTTATCGATCGCTACGATACCATCATAGTGTATGTGAAGGGACCTTGCGGAGCATTTGGGGTCAAGAGCAACAAACATGGAGAAAGCAGATGGAACTACAACTGGAACAACTGCGAATACGACTATGATTTTAAATTTGATTTTACTTTAAAGGTGCCAAAAGCCATGAATTTATACCTCTCCACGATCAACGAGGGCGATATTGATGTGGGCAGTGTCAGCGGATCATTGAATGTGAACAATGTCAACGGAGGCATTAGCCTTAAGCAAGTGTCAGGGTTGGCCAAAGTACATACGATCAATGGTAATGTTACCCTGGATTATCAAAGCCTGCCTAAAGAAGCATCGAAGTACTATACTTTAAATGGAGATATCAATGTGTTATTCCCGAAAGGATTGAAAGCAGACATGACCTTTAAAAGCTTCAATGGTGATTTTTATACCAATATTGAAAAGTTGGAATATAAACAGGCGGTAGTCGAAAAGAAGCCAGCCGGTAAATCAGAAGGCCTGGCTTATAAGGTAGATAGCCGTACGGCCATTAGTGTAGGAGGGGGCGGTGTAAAGCTTGATTTCGAAACCTTTAACGGAAATGTATTTGTAAAGGAGAAACAGTAA
- a CDS encoding DUF4097 domain-containing protein codes for MKKVLTIMIMLLILICAKYGLAQDNGELIVPFSDPSKKGKVRVELKKGSIEVRGTDRKDVLIVYKGRKGKERQNDTKDGLRRISGAAMDMEVSEKNNYIDIESDSWNSGLDLVVEVPKNVDLHVETYNDGNLFIGNVNGEIVADNYNGKITAENIAGSLVANTYNGSIKATFDKVSPDSPMAFTTYNGDVDLTLPATFKASLKMKTAQGEIYSGFDFSVVKNEAVTKTEKKSGTYKVYLDDWVRGDINGGGPEFMIKNYNGDIYLRKK; via the coding sequence ATGAAAAAGGTTTTAACAATAATGATAATGTTGCTCATACTGATATGTGCAAAGTATGGATTGGCACAGGACAATGGCGAGCTGATCGTACCCTTTAGCGACCCGTCCAAGAAGGGAAAAGTAAGGGTGGAGCTTAAGAAAGGTTCGATCGAAGTGAGAGGTACGGACAGGAAGGATGTGCTCATAGTCTATAAGGGCAGGAAAGGAAAAGAAAGGCAAAATGACACAAAAGATGGCTTAAGAAGGATATCCGGGGCTGCCATGGATATGGAGGTGAGCGAAAAGAACAACTATATTGACATTGAATCAGACTCTTGGAACAGCGGGCTTGACCTGGTAGTGGAGGTGCCAAAAAATGTAGACCTGCACGTGGAGACCTATAACGATGGAAACCTTTTCATTGGAAATGTCAACGGGGAAATTGTAGCCGATAACTATAATGGCAAAATAACAGCAGAAAACATCGCAGGCTCACTGGTTGCAAATACTTACAATGGAAGCATCAAGGCCACTTTTGATAAAGTATCTCCTGATTCGCCCATGGCCTTTACTACCTACAATGGCGATGTAGACCTCACGTTGCCTGCCACTTTTAAAGCCAGCCTCAAAATGAAAACTGCCCAGGGTGAGATCTATTCCGGATTTGATTTTTCAGTGGTCAAAAATGAGGCGGTGACCAAAACGGAGAAAAAATCCGGCACTTACAAAGTTTACCTCGACGACTGGGTGAGGGGTGATATCAACGGTGGAGGCCCGGAGTTTATGATCAAAAACTATAACGGGGATATCTACCTGCGTAAGAAGTAA